The stretch of DNA CTCCAGCACCGCGAGCACGCCCTCCCCGTACGTCGCCAGCTTCTTCTCGCCGACGCCGCCGATCGTGCCGAGCTGTGCCACGGACTTCGGCCAGATCGTGACGATCTCCCGGAGCGTGGCGTCGTGGAAGATGACGTACGCCGGGACGCCCTGCTCGCGGGCCTGTTCGGCGCGCCAGGCGCGCAGGGCCTCGAAGGCGGGAAGCAGTTCCTCGGGCAGTTCGGCCGCAGCCGCCCTGGGCTTGCGGTCGTCCCGGGCGGCCGAAGCCCGCGACGCGGCCGGCTTCTTCGGCTCCTTGCGCAGCGGCACCTCCCGCTCCCTCCGCAGCACCGACCCGCTGCTGTCGGTCAGCACCAGCGTGCCGTACTCGCCCTCGACGGCGAGCAGCCCCTGCGCCAGCAACTGCCGTACGACACCCCGCCATTCGCCCTCGGTCAGCTCGTCGCCGATGCCGAACACGGACAGCTGGTCGTGGTCGAACTGGATCACCTTGCCGGTGCGCTTGCCGAGCAGGATGTCGATGATCTGGCCCGCGCCGAACTTCTGCCCCCGCTCCCGCTTCAGCCGCACCACCGTCGACAGCACCTTCTGGGCCGCGATCGTGCCGTCCCAGGTCTCGGGCGGGGTCAGGCAGGTGTCGCAGTTGCCGCAGCCGGCCGCGCCCGGTTCCTGGCCGAAGTAGGCGAGGAGCTGGCCGCGGCGGCACCGGGCCGTCTCGCACAGGGCGAGCATCGCGTCCAGGTGGGCCTGGGCCCGGCGACGGAACGCCTCGTCGCCCTCACCGGACTGGATGAGCTTGCGCTGCTGCACGACGTCGTTCAGGCCGTAGGCCATCCAGGCCGTCGACGGCAGGCCGTCGCGGCCCGCGCGGCCCGTCTCCTGGTAGTAGCCCTCCACGGACTTGGGCAGGTCCAGGTGGGCGACGAACCGGACGTCGGGCTTGTCGATGCCCATGCCGAAGGCGATGGTGGCGACCACGACCAAGCCGTCCTCGCGCAGGAAGCGGGACTGGTGCGCCGCGCGGGTGCCCGCGTCCAGGCCCGCGTGGTACGGCACCGCCTCGACGCCGTTGCGGGTGAGGAACTCGGCCGTCTTCTCCACCGAGTTGCGCGACAGGCAGTACACGATGCCCGCGTCGCCCGGGTACTCCTGGCGCAGGAAGGTCAGCAGCTGCTTCTTGGCGTCGGCCTTGGGCACGATCCGGTACTGGATGTTGGGCCGGTCGAAGCTGGCCACGAAGTGCCGGGCCCGCGGCATGTTCAGCCGCTGGGTGATCTCCTGGTGCGTGGCGTGGGTGGCCGTCGCGGTGAGCGCGATCCGCGGCACGTCCGGCCAGCGCTCGCCCAGCAGTGACAGCGCCAGGTAGTCGGGGCGGAAGTCGTGGCCCCACTGCGACACGCAGTGCGCCTCGTCGATGGCGAAGACGGAGATCTTGCCGCGGGAGAGCAGGTCGAGCGTGGCGTCCAGGCGCAGCCGCTCCGGTGCCAGGTAGAGCAGGTCGAGCTCGCCGGCCAGGAACTCCGCCTCGACCACCCGGCGCTCGTCGAAGTCCTGCGTGGAGTTCATGAACCCGGCGCGCACGCCCAGCGCCCGCAGCGCGTCCACCTGGTCCTGCATCAGCGCGATGAGCGGCGACACCACGACGCCCGTACCGGGCCTGACCAGGGACGGAAGCTGGTAGCAGAGCGACTTGCCGCCACCGGTGGGCATGAGCACGACGGCGTCGCCGCCCGCCACCACGTGCTCGACGACTTCTTCCTGCTCACCCCGGAAGTCCTCGTACCCGAAGATCCGGCGCAGCGTCGCCAGAGCCTCGCTCTCCGTCACTGACATGTCGGTGACACCATCCGTCCCGCCCATCGCCTCGTCCCCCACACCTCGCTCCTCGACCACTGCCTCCACGATAGGGGCCCGCACGGACACCCCCGGACTTGTCCACAGGCCGGCCCGGTAACCCACGGTCAACGACACGACAGTCGTTCACACGTACGCGGGAGACTCGTCCGCATCCGGCCGGCGGTGTGAATGAACCGGCGAGACTGCCTCCTGTGGGAGCGATGAACGCCACACCGAATGCCGCCAAGCCTTCTGGCCGGTCCCTCCTGAGGGTGGATGGACCGCTGATGACCTGGACCGCCTCCCGAACCTGCCGGCACACACCCAGCTGATCGACGCGAGTCTGGTTTTCCGGTGCCCGCACTCGGTCTTTCACGAGCGCGCGATGAGCTTCTTCGCCCGGCACCTCGACAGCGCCGCCCCGCCCGAGCTCGACGCGCTCTGCAGGTTCACCGTCGACATCGACCGGCAGAACAGACCCGAACCGGATGTGGCCGTTTTACGAAGCGACGCCCTGGGCAGCCACGAGCAGACCCGAGTCCCCGCGACAGCTGTCGTACTGGTCGTCGAGGTCGTCGGGCCGGACTCCGTCTCCCGGGACCGCGAGACCAAGCCGCTGAAGTACGCGCGGGCCAAGATCCCCCACTACTGGCGGGTCGAGAACGAGGACGGCCGCGCCGCGGTGCATGTCTTCGAACTGGAACCCACGACCGGCTCCTACACCAGCGTCGGCATCTTCAGGGAGCGGATGAAGGCGGACGCCCCGTTCTCCGTGAACCTGGACCTCACCGGGATCAGGACGCGCCATGGCAGAGGCAAGTAGGTCCGAGCAGACCTGAACGCGGTGGCCCGGCCCCACCAGGGGCCGGGCCACCGCGTTCAGGCGCTGCCTCAGCGCACGAACACTCCCGCCTGGTTGGCCAGGTCCAGGAAGTACTGCGGGGCCACGCCGAGTACCACCGTGACCGCCACGCCCACGCCGATCGCGGTCATCGTCAGCGGGGAAGGCACCGCCACCGTCGGGCCCTCCGGGTGGGGATCGCTGAAGAACATGAGCACGATGACGCGGATGTAGAAGAAGGCCGCGATCGCCGACGAGATCACACCGATCACGACCAGCGGCACCGCGCCGCCCTCGGCCGCCGCCTTGAACACCGCGAACTTCCCGGCGAAGCCGGAGGTCAGTGGAATGCCCGCGAAGGCCAGCAGGAACACCGCGAACACGGCCGCCACCAGCGGGGAACGCCGGCCCAGCCCCGCCCACTTGGACAGGTGCGTCGCCTCGCCGCCCGCGTCGCGCACCAGCGTGACCACGGCGAACGCGCCGATCGTCACGAAGGAGTACGCGGCCAGGTAGAACAGCACGGACGAGACGCCGTCCTTCGAGGTCGCGATGACACCGGCGAGGATGAAGCCCGCGTGCGCGATCGACGAGTACGCGAGCAGCCGCTTGATGTCGGTCTGGGTGATCGCGACGATCGCACCGCCCAGCATGGTGACGATCGCGACCCCCCACATGACCGGCCGCCAGTCCCAGCGCATGCCCGGCAGCACGACGTACAGCAGCCGCAGCAGCGCGCCGAAGGCCGCCACCTTGGTGGCCGCCGCCATGAACCCGGTGACCGGAGTCGGAGCGCCCTGGTAGACGTCCGGCGTCCACATGTGGAACGGGACCGCGCCCACCTTGAACAGCAGACCCATCACGACCATCGCGGCGCCGATGAGCAGCAGCGCGTCGTTGCCCATGGTGTTGGCGAGTGCCGGGTCGACGTTCGGCACGTTGCCGTCGACGACCTGCGCGATCCGGGCGTACGACACCGAGCCCGCGTACCCGTACAGCAGCGCGATGCCGAACAGGGTGAACGCGGAGGCGAAGGCGCCCAGCAGGAAGTACTTGACCGCGGCCTCCTGCGACATGAGCCGCTTGCGGCGGGCCAGCGCGCACAGGAGGTACAGCGGCAGGGAGAAGACCTCCAGGGCCACGAACAGGGTCAGCAGGTCGTTGGCCGAGGGGAACACCAGCATGCCGGCGACCGCGAAGAGCAGGAGCGGGAAGACCTCGGTGGTGGTGAAACCGGCCTTGACCGCGGCCTTCTCGCTCTCGCCGCCCGGTACCGCCGCCGCCTGCGCGGCGAAGGAGTCGACGCGGTTGCCGTGCGCCGCCGGATCCAGTCGCCGCTCGGCGAAGGTGAACAGGGAGACCAGGCTCGCCAGCAGGATCGTGCCCTGGAGGAAGAGCGAGGGTCCGTCGACGGAGATGGCCCCCATGGCCGCGATGTGCGCCTTGGTGGTGCCGTATCCGTCCGCCGCGAGCGCGACGACCGCGGCGAACGCGGCGGCGAGCGCGACGACGGACACGAACACCTGCGCGTAGTAGCGCGACTTGCGCGGGACGAACGCCTCGATGAGCATTCCGACGATCGCCGCGCCCACGACGATCAGGGTGGGCGACAACTGCCCGTATTCGATCTTCGGCGCCTCGATCTTCGAGATCGGGTCGGCCGCGGTTGTCCACAGGCTGTGGACGGCTGCTCCGCTCACTTGGCCGCCTCCACTGCGGGCTTCGGGTCGGTCTTGTGTACGTCGGACATGGTCTGCTGGACCGCCGGGTTGACGATGTCCGTGACGGGCTTCGGATAGACGCCCAGGAAGATCAGCAGCACCACCAGCGGTGCCACGACCACCAGCTCCCGCACCCGCAGGTCCGGCATGGCCGAGACCTCCGGCTTCACGGGGCCGGTCATCGTCCGCTGGTACAGGACGAGTGTGTAGAGCGCGGCGAGCACGATGCCGAAGGTGGCGACGATGCCGATCGCCGGGTAGCGCGTGAACGTGCCGACCAGCACCAGGAACTCACTGACGAAGGGCGCCAGTCCCGGCAGGGACAGGGTGGCGAGGCTGCCGATCAGGAACGTGCCGGCGAGCACCGGAGCGACCTTCTGGACACCGC from Streptomyces sp. 6-11-2 encodes:
- the recQ gene encoding DNA helicase RecQ, with amino-acid sequence MGGTDGVTDMSVTESEALATLRRIFGYEDFRGEQEEVVEHVVAGGDAVVLMPTGGGKSLCYQLPSLVRPGTGVVVSPLIALMQDQVDALRALGVRAGFMNSTQDFDERRVVEAEFLAGELDLLYLAPERLRLDATLDLLSRGKISVFAIDEAHCVSQWGHDFRPDYLALSLLGERWPDVPRIALTATATHATHQEITQRLNMPRARHFVASFDRPNIQYRIVPKADAKKQLLTFLRQEYPGDAGIVYCLSRNSVEKTAEFLTRNGVEAVPYHAGLDAGTRAAHQSRFLREDGLVVVATIAFGMGIDKPDVRFVAHLDLPKSVEGYYQETGRAGRDGLPSTAWMAYGLNDVVQQRKLIQSGEGDEAFRRRAQAHLDAMLALCETARCRRGQLLAYFGQEPGAAGCGNCDTCLTPPETWDGTIAAQKVLSTVVRLKRERGQKFGAGQIIDILLGKRTGKVIQFDHDQLSVFGIGDELTEGEWRGVVRQLLAQGLLAVEGEYGTLVLTDSSGSVLRREREVPLRKEPKKPAASRASAARDDRKPRAAAAELPEELLPAFEALRAWRAEQAREQGVPAYVIFHDATLREIVTIWPKSVAQLGTIGGVGEKKLATYGEGVLAVLESLAGPPGDSAAVGTGTAASGTARTGTAGVGEPEPVEDLPEPEPDDWM
- the nuoN gene encoding NADH-quinone oxidoreductase subunit NuoN, whose amino-acid sequence is MSGAAVHSLWTTAADPISKIEAPKIEYGQLSPTLIVVGAAIVGMLIEAFVPRKSRYYAQVFVSVVALAAAFAAVVALAADGYGTTKAHIAAMGAISVDGPSLFLQGTILLASLVSLFTFAERRLDPAAHGNRVDSFAAQAAAVPGGESEKAAVKAGFTTTEVFPLLLFAVAGMLVFPSANDLLTLFVALEVFSLPLYLLCALARRKRLMSQEAAVKYFLLGAFASAFTLFGIALLYGYAGSVSYARIAQVVDGNVPNVDPALANTMGNDALLLIGAAMVVMGLLFKVGAVPFHMWTPDVYQGAPTPVTGFMAAATKVAAFGALLRLLYVVLPGMRWDWRPVMWGVAIVTMLGGAIVAITQTDIKRLLAYSSIAHAGFILAGVIATSKDGVSSVLFYLAAYSFVTIGAFAVVTLVRDAGGEATHLSKWAGLGRRSPLVAAVFAVFLLAFAGIPLTSGFAGKFAVFKAAAEGGAVPLVVIGVISSAIAAFFYIRVIVLMFFSDPHPEGPTVAVPSPLTMTAIGVGVAVTVVLGVAPQYFLDLANQAGVFVR